One region of Oreochromis aureus strain Israel breed Guangdong linkage group 19, ZZ_aureus, whole genome shotgun sequence genomic DNA includes:
- the ppp2r5eb gene encoding protein phosphatase 2, regulatory subunit B', epsilon isoform X3, whose amino-acid sequence MDVPASEQPELFLKKLQQCCTVFDFMDTLSDLKMKEYKRSTLNELVDYVTVSRGYLTEQAYPEVVKMVSHNIFRTLPPSDSNEFDPEEDEPTLEASWPHLQLVYEFFIRFLESQEFQPSIAKKYIDQKFVLQLLELFDSEDPRERDYLKTVLHRIYGKFLGLRAFIRKQINNIFLRFVYETEHFNGVAELLEILGSIINGFALPLKAEHKQFLVKVLIPLHTVRSLSLFHAQLAYCIVQFLEKDPTLTEPVIRGLLKFWPKTCSQKEVMFLGELEEILDVIEPTQFVKIQEPLFKQISRCVSSPHFQVAERALYYWNNEYIMSLIEENSSVILPIMFASLYRISKEHWNPAIVALVYNVLKAFMEMNSTLFDELTATYKSDRQREKKKEKEREELWKKLEDLELKRGLRSDGIIPT is encoded by the exons atgg ACGTGCCAGCATCGGAGCAGCCGGAGCTGTTCCTGAAGAAGCTGCAGCAGTGCTGTACTGTCTTTGACTTCATGGACACGCTGTCAGACCTCAAGATGAAGGAGTACAAGCGCTCCACGCTCAATGAGCTGGTGGACTACGTGACCGTAAGCCGGGGCTACCTGACGGAACAGGCCTACCCCGAGGTTGTGAAAATG GTGTCTCACAACATATTCCGGACCCTTCCGCCCAGTGACAGTAACGAGTTTGACCCTGAAGAGGATGAGCCCACACTTGAGGCCTCCTGGCCACACTTACag TTGGTATACGAGTTCTTCATTCGGTTCTTGGAGAGTCAGGAATTCCAGCCCAGCATTGCCAAAAAGTACATAGACCAGAAGTTTGTCCTACAG CTCTTGGAGTTGTTTGACAGCGAGGACCCTCGGGAGAGAGACTATCTGAAGACAGTCTTGCATAGAATCTACGGCAAATTCCTGGGGCTGAGGGCTTTTATACGAAAACAGatcaataatatttttctaCG tttTGTTTATGAGACGGAGCACTTCAACGGGGTGGCTGAGTTGCTGGAGATCCTGGGGAG tatAATCAATGGTTTCGCTCTGCCACTGAAAGCAGAGCATAAACAGTTTCTGGTCAAAGTGTTGATTCCCCTCCACACTGTCAGGAGTCTGTCCCTCTTCCATGCACAG TTGGCGTATTGCATTGTACAATTCCTAGAGAAAGACCCAACATTAACAGAACCA GTCATCAGAGGCTTACTGAAGTTCTGGCCAAAAACCTGCAGTCAAAAAGAG GTGATGTTTCTAGGGGAGCTGGAGGAGATTCTGGACGTCATCGAACCCACACAGTTCGTCAAGATCCAGGAGCCGCTTTTCAAACAGATCTCCAGATGTGTCTCCAGCCCACATTTCCAG GTTGCAGAGCGAGCTCTTTACTACTGGAACAACGAGTACATCATGAGTCTGATTGAGGAGAACTCCAGCGTCATCCTGCCCATCATGTTTGCCAGCCTCTACAGGATCTCCAAAGAGCACTGGAACCC GGCGATCGTTGCGCTGGTATACAACGTACTGAAGGCCTTCATGGAGATGAACAGTACCTTATTTGATGAACTCACAGCCACTTACAAGTCGGACCGCCAGCG tgagaagaagaaggagaaggaaCGGGAGGAGCTGTGGAAGAAGCTGGAGGACCTGGAGCTGAAGCGGGGCCTTAGGAGCGACGGAATCATCCCAACTTAA